In the Pseudobacteriovorax antillogorgiicola genome, one interval contains:
- a CDS encoding rhamnan synthesis F family protein, producing the protein MMEKIGRFLERQTAKLAIVNQYSIKRSINFSVDGNIANTGERNFALFAHWDPHGLIDNYVIHHLKFLCEIGVAPILISTSDKLSPYEIDRAKKYTHKIISRKNTGLDFASWKQALISCPEALERNHLFFLNDSVYGPFRDISNTYNFLLKQTSGLWGMNDSFEKNCRHIQSFFLCFTPQIVMHPYFRKFIDQIGILDDKEEIIVRYEVGLSGRTARHSISLNPLFPFIHIAEHCKMMGDKFQYQDWVQRGPFNSTIFAWDLLLKDFDYPFLKTEVLKKNRFNSQSVKYWRDFIPNEGKSLIPIIENHISRVTTS; encoded by the coding sequence ATGATGGAAAAGATCGGTCGATTTCTTGAGCGGCAGACAGCAAAACTAGCAATAGTTAACCAATACTCAATTAAAAGAAGTATCAACTTCTCTGTCGACGGAAATATTGCAAATACAGGGGAAAGAAATTTTGCACTATTTGCTCACTGGGACCCTCACGGCCTAATTGATAATTATGTCATCCACCACCTTAAATTCCTCTGTGAAATAGGAGTTGCTCCTATCCTAATATCAACTTCAGACAAGCTTAGCCCTTATGAGATCGATAGAGCAAAAAAGTATACCCACAAAATTATTAGTCGAAAAAATACTGGACTAGACTTTGCTTCTTGGAAGCAAGCCCTGATCAGCTGCCCTGAAGCCCTAGAGAGAAATCACTTGTTCTTTCTAAATGATAGTGTATACGGGCCCTTTCGGGATATATCTAATACTTACAACTTCCTACTTAAACAAACTTCCGGACTATGGGGAATGAACGATAGCTTTGAAAAAAACTGCCGTCATATCCAGTCCTTCTTTCTGTGTTTTACACCACAAATTGTTATGCACCCATACTTTAGAAAGTTTATAGACCAAATTGGAATTCTAGATGACAAAGAAGAGATAATCGTAAGATATGAGGTGGGCTTAAGTGGACGAACAGCAAGACACTCTATATCTCTCAACCCCCTCTTTCCCTTCATTCACATTGCCGAACATTGCAAAATGATGGGTGATAAGTTTCAATATCAAGACTGGGTACAGCGAGGACCATTTAACTCAACAATCTTTGCATGGGATCTACTTCTCAAGGATTTTGACTACCCGTTTCTAAAGACTGAGGTTCTAAAGAAAAATCGATTCAACAGTCAGTCGGTTAAATACTGGAGAGATTTTATTCCAAATGAAGGAAAAAGTCTCATACCAATAATAGAAAATCATATTTCACGTGTTACAACATCATAG
- a CDS encoding glycosyltransferase, with protein sequence MGLLKKSLTTSRLLIKRDWSGLGLRLAKYGFTRFIPSHITSRPEKVSFTRISKDHFSKQAQKEYSRFLFSDSTLKFPLFETPSLSIVIILYNKAELSFLCLQSLLGCVGEVNAEIIIIDNCSIDSTNEILKRIKNCTVIRNRENIGFLKGCNQAFKHVRAPNILFLNNDTVVYPGTLFAALKTIQSDGKIGAVGGRVVLTDGSLQEAGNVIWRDGTCHAYGRGCHPHSGEFMFERDTDYCSGAFLLTRSSLFSNLGMFDEQFAPAYYEETDYCIELQKQGYKVVYQPRAVITHFEFGSAQLSNFALSMMNRNRVKFLNKHKDFLKSKPLPGVPSFWNRTPTKMKPRLLFIDDSPPVPFLGAGFPRSLQILKQLSNDFFVTIYPTIGNDCGWHEIYSELPRCVEIISSGKMFKLRSFIEDRSNFYQYIWVSRPHNMSYFADHCLSSIRSSSLKVIYDAEAIFTNRELLERKVRGKAEKSVYRSRKYSEFELAKLADFVTAVSKNELKQLSNPNQNSAFVIGHDLVNNFSSNTFENRKHLVFLGSIHGHPTPNSDSIIWFMEKVFPLIKRELPEIKLVLVGYNRLVKNSVFRKYESNLVFAGRVDNLKVELSKYRVMVVPTRFAAGIPQKAYDACSYGLPCVVTPIIEKQMGWSDNINCLTAAIDNPGKFAEDCIRLYNSKHLWDNIRRGISRYIADQHEEGTAIQTKRLVNQLLQNNENL encoded by the coding sequence GTGGGTCTATTAAAAAAATCATTGACTACAAGTAGACTTCTTATCAAAAGGGATTGGTCCGGACTTGGCCTACGCCTTGCCAAGTATGGCTTCACTAGGTTTATTCCAAGTCATATTACTTCAAGGCCAGAGAAAGTAAGCTTTACTAGAATCTCCAAAGACCATTTTAGCAAACAAGCACAGAAGGAATATTCTCGATTTCTATTTTCAGATTCCACATTGAAGTTCCCACTATTTGAGACACCAAGTCTATCCATAGTCATTATCCTCTATAACAAAGCTGAGCTATCTTTCCTTTGCCTTCAATCTCTATTAGGATGTGTAGGAGAAGTAAATGCTGAGATCATAATAATCGACAACTGTTCAATAGATTCGACCAACGAAATTCTGAAGAGAATTAAGAACTGTACAGTAATCAGGAATAGAGAAAACATCGGATTCTTGAAAGGATGTAATCAGGCCTTTAAGCATGTTCGGGCCCCAAATATCTTGTTTCTTAATAACGATACAGTTGTCTATCCAGGAACACTCTTTGCTGCTCTCAAAACAATTCAAAGCGACGGAAAAATTGGAGCCGTTGGTGGTCGTGTTGTTCTCACAGATGGCTCCTTGCAAGAAGCTGGCAATGTCATCTGGAGAGATGGTACTTGCCACGCTTATGGTCGAGGATGTCACCCTCACTCCGGCGAATTCATGTTTGAGCGAGATACAGACTACTGTTCTGGGGCTTTTCTACTTACTCGAAGTTCGCTTTTTAGCAATCTAGGAATGTTTGATGAACAGTTTGCTCCCGCATATTACGAAGAAACTGACTATTGCATAGAGCTTCAAAAGCAAGGTTACAAAGTGGTATATCAACCTCGTGCAGTGATCACCCACTTTGAGTTTGGAAGCGCGCAACTCTCAAATTTTGCATTAAGTATGATGAATAGGAACAGGGTAAAGTTTCTTAATAAACACAAAGATTTCCTGAAATCAAAGCCTCTACCTGGAGTGCCTTCTTTTTGGAATAGAACTCCAACTAAGATGAAGCCAAGACTGCTTTTTATAGACGATAGTCCTCCCGTACCGTTCTTAGGTGCTGGTTTTCCTCGCTCTCTTCAGATTCTAAAACAACTTTCCAACGATTTCTTTGTCACCATCTATCCAACAATCGGCAATGATTGCGGATGGCATGAGATATACAGTGAATTACCACGTTGCGTAGAAATTATCTCCTCAGGAAAGATGTTTAAGCTTCGGTCCTTCATAGAAGATCGAAGTAACTTTTATCAGTATATTTGGGTGTCTCGCCCCCACAATATGTCATACTTTGCAGATCATTGTCTTTCAAGTATCAGAAGCAGTTCCCTTAAAGTTATTTATGACGCAGAGGCAATTTTTACAAATAGAGAGTTGCTTGAGCGAAAAGTTCGAGGGAAAGCAGAAAAAAGTGTTTACCGGAGTAGAAAGTATAGCGAGTTTGAGCTAGCTAAACTTGCCGATTTTGTCACAGCGGTCTCAAAAAACGAGTTGAAGCAATTGAGCAACCCGAATCAGAACAGCGCGTTTGTTATAGGTCATGACCTTGTGAATAACTTCTCTTCCAACACATTTGAGAACCGGAAACACCTTGTTTTTCTTGGGAGCATACATGGCCATCCTACACCAAACTCGGATTCCATAATCTGGTTTATGGAAAAGGTATTTCCCTTAATAAAAAGAGAGCTTCCGGAAATAAAACTGGTACTTGTAGGATACAATAGACTTGTAAAAAACTCGGTTTTCCGCAAGTACGAATCAAACCTAGTATTCGCAGGGAGAGTGGATAACTTAAAAGTTGAGCTTTCAAAGTATCGAGTTATGGTAGTCCCCACGCGTTTCGCCGCCGGAATTCCTCAAAAAGCCTACGATGCATGTAGCTACGGCCTACCTTGTGTAGTTACACCTATCATAGAAAAGCAGATGGGGTGGTCCGATAATATCAATTGCCTTACTGCAGCCATCGACAACCCTGGCAAGTTTGCTGAGGACTGTATTAGGCTCTATAACTCTAAGCACTTGTGGGATAACATTAGACGAGGAATTAGCAGATATATCGCCGATCAACACGAAGAAGGTACTGCAATCCAAACGAAGCGATTGGTCAATCAACTACTGCAAAACAATGAGAATTTATGA
- a CDS encoding ABC transporter ATP-binding protein: MISKESLAVSCVGVSVEYKLPNIRTNTFKEFMINKINGKHRTYIRRALRGVSIEARNGDCIAFIGHNGSGKSTLLKCLAGIIKPRTGSISISGKVAPLIELGAGFDPELTGRENVYLSSTLMGLLPAEVDLIIESIIKFADIGGYFDLPVKTFSSGMYMRLAFACTTSINAQVVLIDEILAVGDDSFQKKCLKRMEDIRNSGATLILVSHDLDTVKQMADKIYVFDEGKIAYEGHPSSAISFYKSLLRKRELDAMPEALRLETLRVEKLQKEKDQNLGKDGKISKVQIGPLTKNSSLVTGEGWFLEIQVEIPRKHKLEPIIGFAINNCHNIRLFGGNTKIFADKISSNDGLSTGNKVVRFEFERLDLASGTYKVTAAIHNNDLTQTIDIRHDIRIFEVIDQFDKDNYDQDLISSYQSVQSLNIANTITN, encoded by the coding sequence ATGATATCTAAAGAATCACTCGCAGTTTCTTGTGTAGGTGTATCAGTTGAGTATAAACTGCCGAATATTAGAACAAATACCTTTAAAGAGTTCATGATAAACAAGATCAATGGTAAACATAGAACTTATATACGAAGAGCGCTTAGAGGAGTCTCTATAGAAGCAAGAAATGGAGACTGTATTGCCTTTATAGGCCATAACGGTTCGGGAAAGTCTACTCTCCTAAAGTGCCTCGCTGGAATCATTAAACCACGGACAGGATCAATTTCAATCAGTGGAAAAGTGGCTCCTCTAATCGAGCTAGGAGCAGGCTTCGACCCTGAGCTAACGGGACGTGAAAATGTCTATTTATCTTCGACACTCATGGGTTTACTTCCAGCTGAAGTCGACTTAATCATTGAGTCGATTATCAAATTTGCTGATATAGGAGGATATTTTGACTTACCAGTGAAGACTTTTAGTAGTGGTATGTATATGAGGCTTGCTTTCGCGTGCACGACCTCCATTAACGCTCAAGTCGTTCTAATCGACGAAATTCTTGCTGTTGGAGATGACAGCTTTCAGAAGAAGTGTCTAAAACGCATGGAAGATATTAGAAACTCCGGAGCGACGTTGATACTTGTATCACACGACCTAGATACAGTAAAACAGATGGCCGATAAAATCTATGTTTTCGATGAAGGTAAGATTGCTTATGAAGGACACCCATCCAGTGCGATTTCATTTTATAAGAGCCTACTAAGAAAACGTGAACTTGATGCGATGCCAGAAGCATTAAGGCTAGAAACTCTTCGTGTAGAAAAACTTCAAAAAGAAAAAGATCAAAATCTTGGTAAAGATGGAAAAATTTCTAAGGTTCAAATTGGCCCCTTAACCAAGAACTCAAGCTTAGTTACCGGAGAAGGCTGGTTTTTAGAAATTCAAGTTGAAATTCCACGAAAACACAAGCTAGAACCAATAATTGGATTCGCAATCAATAATTGCCATAACATCAGGTTATTCGGAGGAAATACAAAGATCTTCGCTGACAAAATTTCTTCGAACGATGGGCTATCCACCGGAAATAAAGTCGTTAGATTTGAATTTGAAAGGCTGGACCTTGCCAGCGGCACCTATAAAGTAACTGCCGCAATACACAATAACGATTTAACCCAGACTATAGATATTCGTCATGATATAAGAATATTTGAAGTCATTGATCAATTTGACAAAGACAACTACGATCAAGATCTAATATCCTCCTACCAATCAGTACAATCACTAAATATTGCCAATACAATTACAAATTAG
- a CDS encoding ABC transporter permease: protein MIGKKLAISSSINYKLRKIRIARSLIVQLIKRDLRLRYRGSLLGYFWSMLNPLLYMAVLSAVFSYIIRFEVKNYSLFLLTGILIWNFFQQSLSIGVNSILFNGSLLKKVKVPASLFPFASVSSVLINFLLSLVPFAAISIAIKGNLPLTILFLPLCIGIFATFIFGVSLTLASLNVRFRDIGHLLDPILTILFYSTPIIYPKSAIPEKFRMILDLNPLTYYLDITRDVMFTGVVPEIEALLTATAFSMLSIVVGYLTFNKLKDEFVYDI from the coding sequence ATGATCGGAAAAAAACTGGCCATCTCTAGCTCAATTAACTACAAATTGAGAAAGATTAGGATCGCTCGTTCACTAATCGTCCAACTGATTAAAAGAGACCTAAGACTGCGATACCGTGGATCGCTCCTAGGATACTTTTGGAGTATGCTTAATCCACTCCTCTATATGGCTGTTTTGTCTGCAGTGTTTTCATATATAATTCGTTTTGAGGTAAAAAATTACTCTCTATTTCTATTGACGGGTATTCTAATTTGGAACTTCTTCCAACAAAGCTTGAGTATTGGTGTCAATAGTATTCTATTTAACGGCTCCCTATTGAAAAAAGTGAAAGTTCCAGCATCGCTATTTCCTTTTGCTAGTGTATCTTCTGTTCTGATTAACTTCTTACTATCGTTGGTACCTTTTGCAGCAATCTCTATAGCAATAAAAGGCAATCTACCCCTGACTATACTATTTCTTCCCCTATGTATCGGAATTTTTGCAACTTTCATATTCGGTGTTTCGTTGACATTAGCCAGTCTCAATGTTCGTTTTCGTGATATTGGCCACCTTCTAGATCCTATTCTAACGATTCTTTTTTACTCTACTCCGATCATCTACCCCAAGTCTGCCATTCCTGAGAAATTTCGGATGATTCTCGACTTAAATCCACTAACCTACTATTTAGATATAACTCGAGATGTAATGTTCACAGGAGTAGTACCTGAAATTGAAGCATTGTTAACTGCTACAGCGTTCTCTATGCTGTCTATAGTTGTTGGATACCTTACATTTAATAAGCTAAAAGATGAGTTTGTCTATGATATCTAA
- a CDS encoding sugar transferase, with translation MENISSLGSFNVRYKTKSWIFNITDLLFSTNRTLLFLADYSIIVIAYILSTSQSPFASVAQKTDFHIYIGSFVFASIFCLSALGLGYYERTRRYSFYKVITNGALSSLIALIATISIMYFVFYDVFGRKTFLWGTCGGYLAVTAFRLLLSVVYRRNPYKFTIVGDSPILSEMKAFCSDPNNREVKYFRYVEWPFSGNQPNLECLSERFCDIVFSKEALSAAHAENIAVWAVKNGYRVFNENDMYSSLFEKVQLDAISKSWLIEKGLNARNFSTEICMRLIDILLSLVSIVFLSPIFLVIALSIFITDRGPVLFNQTRMGRYGRPFKMFKFRTMYVDRSCIEASEGFTRNGDNRVTSIGKLLRPLHLDELPQLINIFLGHMSIVGPRPEAVGFAQKMSKEIDLYEMRYLVRPGLTGHAQLMAGYAMDTVDDTKVKLSFDFFFLINYNIFFYLRIVLRTVFVVLRSALGRRSLE, from the coding sequence ATGGAAAATATTAGCTCTCTTGGTAGCTTCAATGTTAGATACAAAACAAAAAGTTGGATATTTAATATAACTGATTTGTTATTTTCTACAAATAGGACCCTACTTTTTCTTGCTGACTACTCGATTATAGTAATTGCATATATTCTATCAACTAGTCAAAGTCCCTTTGCCTCAGTAGCTCAAAAGACTGACTTTCATATTTACATAGGGTCATTTGTATTCGCTTCAATTTTCTGTCTCTCTGCATTGGGGTTAGGTTACTACGAAAGAACTAGACGATACTCATTTTATAAAGTCATAACAAATGGCGCTCTTTCTAGCTTGATAGCCCTTATTGCAACAATTTCTATCATGTACTTTGTTTTCTATGACGTGTTCGGACGTAAAACATTCCTCTGGGGTACGTGTGGTGGATATTTAGCAGTAACCGCTTTTAGATTGCTACTTTCTGTGGTTTACCGGCGAAACCCTTACAAATTTACAATTGTTGGTGACTCACCTATTCTAAGTGAGATGAAGGCTTTTTGCAGTGATCCTAATAATAGAGAAGTCAAGTACTTTCGTTATGTAGAGTGGCCATTTAGTGGTAATCAACCTAACTTAGAGTGCCTCAGTGAAAGGTTTTGTGACATAGTTTTTAGTAAAGAAGCTTTAAGTGCAGCTCATGCAGAGAATATAGCAGTATGGGCAGTAAAGAATGGATACAGAGTTTTTAATGAGAATGACATGTACTCCAGTCTCTTTGAAAAAGTTCAGTTGGATGCGATATCTAAGTCTTGGCTGATTGAGAAAGGCTTAAATGCAAGAAATTTCTCTACGGAGATATGTATGCGCTTGATTGATATATTATTGTCGCTTGTTTCTATCGTCTTCCTCTCTCCTATTTTTCTAGTGATTGCTCTATCCATATTTATTACGGACAGAGGGCCTGTACTTTTTAATCAGACCCGTATGGGTAGATACGGTAGACCATTTAAGATGTTCAAATTTAGAACTATGTATGTAGATAGGAGTTGTATCGAGGCTAGTGAAGGTTTTACGCGAAATGGAGATAATAGAGTAACGTCAATAGGAAAGCTACTACGCCCACTTCATTTAGACGAGCTGCCGCAGTTGATTAATATATTCTTGGGTCATATGTCTATTGTCGGGCCTCGTCCTGAAGCTGTAGGATTCGCGCAAAAGATGTCGAAGGAGATTGATCTGTACGAGATGAGATATTTGGTCAGGCCAGGCTTGACAGGTCATGCTCAACTTATGGCCGGATATGCTATGGATACAGTCGACGATACCAAAGTTAAGCTTTCCTTCGATTTTTTCTTTTTAATAAACTATAATATTTTCTTTTACCTTCGAATTGTTTTACGAACTGTCTTTGTGGTGCTCAGATCTGCTCTTGGTAGGAGGTCCTTAGAATAA
- a CDS encoding O-antigen ligase family protein, with product MSYVCIYFFNRLLYRYSSANTIALIISIFLVLGTYSRGAQGTVITGLIIASFIRFIIGVNSPGLLKLKLSGFYLFGVTIGSLSLLGHAFLPKALTQRIYNIFNWTTETSNVNRFGSWKGVIGTLENWQDWLFGRSLGTYGNALSYFDLPVGVTLKTVTESYYLKILAETGLLGLFLFMCIIISAGYHTYRSYCLSNNIETKVLASFCFSALFAHGIELLFLQSLESTSVGFIFMYTLAISSSISSKAEYEAKYGG from the coding sequence ATGTCATATGTTTGTATCTACTTTTTCAACAGGCTTTTGTATCGTTATAGTAGTGCGAATACCATAGCTCTGATCATTTCTATTTTCTTAGTCCTTGGAACATATAGCAGAGGTGCACAAGGGACTGTAATCACAGGACTAATAATAGCTTCATTTATTAGATTCATAATTGGTGTAAATTCACCTGGTCTGCTGAAATTGAAGTTGTCTGGCTTTTACCTATTTGGTGTAACTATTGGAAGTCTGTCTTTACTGGGGCATGCTTTTCTTCCAAAGGCGCTCACCCAGAGAATTTATAACATATTCAACTGGACTACTGAAACCTCTAACGTAAATCGATTTGGCTCGTGGAAAGGAGTTATTGGAACATTAGAAAATTGGCAGGATTGGCTTTTTGGAAGGTCTTTAGGAACCTATGGTAATGCACTAAGTTACTTTGATTTACCGGTTGGGGTTACGCTCAAAACCGTCACTGAATCTTACTACCTTAAAATTCTGGCTGAGACTGGTTTACTAGGTCTATTCCTTTTCATGTGTATAATTATATCTGCCGGCTATCATACTTATCGTTCATATTGCCTTTCCAACAACATAGAGACAAAAGTTCTTGCTTCATTTTGTTTCTCTGCATTATTTGCTCACGGAATAGAGTTGTTGTTCCTTCAGTCTCTTGAGTCAACAAGCGTAGGGTTCATATTTATGTATACACTTGCTATTTCTAGTTCGATTTCTTCCAAAGCTGAATATGAGGCTAAATACGGTGGATAG
- a CDS encoding glycosyltransferase — MNERFTVLLPVYALDHPERLSVCLESITRQVPKPQEIVIVIDGPIGGKLKQVIHDYAYKKNLEIAFRIILNEINLGLGRSLSKGVLECSNDLIARMDADDEVVDGRFTRQTMEFEANPDLVLVGGHICEVEDTMHKNSTEQCVRRGILGVERIRNQAPFRNPFNHMTVMFRKSAVLKVGNYRPVPCFEDYYLWMRMLKAGYHMDNIDSILVRATIGNGMIKRRSGFDYVVNEIKFFKRLLEENLISSSTYMKIVAVRLPLRLLPERLLRFVYQDILRDRYASGMPQSR; from the coding sequence ATGAATGAAAGATTCACTGTACTTTTGCCAGTATATGCTCTTGACCATCCAGAAAGGCTATCTGTCTGTCTTGAGTCAATCACAAGGCAAGTTCCAAAACCTCAAGAAATCGTAATAGTAATAGATGGTCCAATTGGCGGCAAACTTAAACAAGTTATTCACGACTATGCTTATAAAAAAAATTTGGAGATAGCTTTTAGAATAATATTGAATGAAATTAATTTAGGTCTTGGACGATCCCTGTCTAAGGGGGTTTTAGAATGTTCGAATGATCTAATTGCTCGAATGGATGCTGATGATGAAGTTGTTGATGGGAGATTCACCCGGCAAACCATGGAATTCGAGGCAAACCCTGATCTAGTCTTGGTGGGAGGACATATTTGTGAGGTTGAAGACACAATGCACAAGAATTCTACTGAACAATGTGTTCGACGCGGTATTTTGGGAGTCGAAAGAATACGGAATCAGGCACCATTCAGAAATCCTTTCAATCATATGACGGTGATGTTTCGAAAAAGTGCTGTGCTCAAAGTTGGCAACTATAGGCCAGTACCTTGCTTTGAAGATTATTACTTATGGATGAGAATGCTTAAAGCTGGTTACCATATGGATAATATAGACTCAATACTTGTCCGCGCTACAATTGGTAATGGAATGATAAAGCGCAGAAGTGGTTTTGACTATGTAGTAAACGAAATCAAATTCTTCAAGAGATTACTAGAAGAGAATCTGATTTCAAGTAGTACATATATGAAAATTGTCGCGGTGAGATTACCCTTGCGTTTACTGCCAGAACGTTTATTGAGATTTGTGTATCAGGATATATTAAGGGACAGATATGCTAGTGGAATGCCGCAATCTAGATGA